In the genome of Arachis stenosperma cultivar V10309 chromosome 2, arast.V10309.gnm1.PFL2, whole genome shotgun sequence, the window ACAtgattaaaattgaaaaaaaaaatctataatgTTATGTGAAACCAATATCTATTTATTTAAACAATTAAAGCTAATATCAAACCAACCGGCAATTGCCACCTACCAAGCATGCAAGCAGAAAACTTTGcatattcaattcctctccaaaaaTTGCATCCTCATGTTGCACATTGAAAAGGATGTGTTTGGTttgagaaaatattttaaaaaagttatgaagcaaacaataaaaataatgaaaattttttatttttatttcctaTTTTCACTTTTTTATCCATCAAATtcttggggggggggggggggggggggggggggggggggaagtAAAATTCCTTGTGCTCTAGCAATTTTCAAAGATTATCAAACTCGAATTTGTAGAGGTTAGATAAACTTTACCCTAAAACTTAACTCATACACTCAATTTAAATACCAGAAACAGTAAGCTCTTGAGAGTTTGATAGCCTTGATAGTTGCTAGTTACTAATAATCATGGACAATGACCATCACACTCATCAAAAAGAAAttcatatttcaaatcaattcagGTTCATAGACTCAATGAGGCTGTAGAGAAACATTTCAGCTTCTCTTTCAATATGTTTTCAAACAAGAGATAGAATTCATGTTTGAAAGTAACCTGATTCTCCCTACAGCTATGTGTACTCAATGATGTTTCAATGTAGATAATACATTTCCCTCTAAGCAACTCTCTGAATTCTCAGATAGGGAGAAGCCGAATCTCGAAGCCGGAACAGAACAGCCACTAACCATAACATAGAAGCCTACTTTGCACCTAAAAGTGACTTAATGATAGTATCACTCATACCATCAAGATAAGGGAACAAGTGACCAGATCCTTTGAGTTCATGATACTGAATCCAGGGAAGGTTTTTGGCGATGTATCGTTGCACTATAACAGGCACCATCAAATCTTCCTCTCCATGCCAAAGATGGACAGAACCTTCATTATTTGGAAACGGATTTTCAAGATCCAAAGGACTAAAATCCCATTTACCGAATCCGATATTTAAGTCACGGTGGAGAGTCTCGTATTCTCCTTGCTGTCTTGCCTGAGCCTGTAGAAACAAAGTAAAAAGTGAAATCAAGAACTTTGGTTAATTCTCTGGCAAAACAATCACCATAAACTTTTATGACTATAAccaatataaattattttaggTCACTAAGTTGTAGCTACCTAAAGGCTTGGTAGTGATACTTACCACATGACCCTTTTTATTAGACCAAATTGTTGAAGTAAGCTCTTTATCTTGACTTGAAAGGATATCtgtattattataaattaaactTAATCCGGGGAACCATTTTTGAGTGTTCCACCAGTAAGTTAGCCACGGTGTGTAGTGAGCAACACGAAGTGTCCATTGATCTTGTAGTAATTTTCGGTAATAGGCTTCGTTAGTTAGGTTTGCCGGAAGATCAGGCCACCAGTAGTTGACAACTGGGGCTAAAAGAACTGCACCTGCCAGCCTATCATCACCGAAATAATTTTTGTTAGCTTGACATAAACTGAAAGGCCGACAACTCTGTCTCATACCACCAACATCTAAAGACAAGCGGCAGATCCAGACATACTAAAACAGAAAACAATAAGTTGAACCCAGTTTCTGAGACAAGGTTTGGATCTCAACAGAACATCAAAAAGGCAGAGTAGTATAAATCATACCTGTGAGGTATGTACTTAAGGCACTTCCAAACAACCTGTCCTCCCATGGAAAAACCAACCACATAGAATTTTGATCCTAATCCAAGCTGATCGGCAAGCTCTTCTACATCTAAGGCAATGCTCTTTATTGTACGGTTGGGATCAGGATCGCTTTCACCGTAACCAGGTCTGTCAAAAGCTACAATGTAGATCCCCAAGTCCTCAATAACATCCTGCAAACAAAAAAGAACCCAGCTTAGATGGAAATACCGCAAACTACAAAGATACCATAGAATGCTTACAAAGCCAAGCATACAAAAGAGCAATGAAAAGTAATTACAGGTGAAAGCTTTTTGGCAACCACGGCATCATGCCTGCAACTATCAAAACCATGTATATATATGAACTTATACTTGGCTGCATCTTTTGGAACACCGTGCTCTTCGTATGCCAAATGTCTTCCATCTCTTAGTTTGATTCTTGATGCTGTTACAGGTGGGCCATCAGCAGTGCCACAAATCTTcgggggaggaggtcgagtaaCTTGATAAGCCCAAGCTAGAAACCCAATCAACAATACTACCAGTGTTGTTCTAAGGATCCCTACAAGATTTTAATGCCGATTTAGGGAAAAGAAAATAGCATTTAAAATAGAAACAAATAACATCTTGCAGTCCATAATCAAGCATAACAAATTAGTCCTTTAAAAATACAAGAATTCATGAAACAAATTCAAGAACAACTAAGTCTTGCACACTAGACAAAATTGGCTAGATGAATCAAACAACATCATAGTGTATCATAAATCATATATGTGTTTAaatcatttataatcaaattaGTTATAGTAATTTCTTAAGTCTCCCTCTACCTCTAGCTATAGGACTCCCCTTAATCCACTCTCTTAATCGAGCCTCAACAAGCCTTTTCTGAACATATCCATACCACTTAAGATGGAATGATTCAACCAATCTCTATAATCTCTGCTACCCTAAACTCTCTCAGATGGAACGATTCAACTAATCTCTATAATCCGTGCTAAACTCTCTCGGATGGAACAACTCCTAACCTTTTctagtctaaaccttatctctCC includes:
- the LOC130960286 gene encoding uncharacterized protein LOC130960286; translation: MATPVNRKISAASARAHTRKSKKSSSLQLNSGILRTTLVVLLIGFLAWAYQVTRPPPPKICGTADGPPVTASRIKLRDGRHLAYEEHGVPKDAAKYKFIYIHGFDSCRHDAVVAKKLSPDVIEDLGIYIVAFDRPGYGESDPDPNRTIKSIALDVEELADQLGLGSKFYVVGFSMGGQVVWKCLKYIPHRLAGAVLLAPVVNYWWPDLPANLTNEAYYRKLLQDQWTLRVAHYTPWLTYWWNTQKWFPGLSLIYNNTDILSSQDKELTSTIWSNKKGHVAQARQQGEYETLHRDLNIGFGKWDFSPLDLENPFPNNEGSVHLWHGEEDLMVPVIVQRYIAKNLPWIQYHELKGSGHLFPYLDGMSDTIIKSLLGAK